The sequence TGTTTCTGAAGAAACTATACAAATATTTCATACATTAGTCTGTATGCTTATCTATTGAATCACGGAGAAATCTGCTTGGTTTAAAGACTACGGCTTTTCTCTCTGCAATCTCAATTGTTTCTCCGGTGGCAGGGTTTCTTCCTTTTCTGGCTTTACGGTTTTGAACCCTAAAGCTGCCAAAGCGCGGAAGCTTTATTCCCTCACCTTTGCTCAGTCTGTCCTTTGCAATGTCAAAGAAGAACTCAACTATCTCAGCTGACTCTCTTTTTGACAGGCCAATCTTTGTGTGAATTACATCTGCAAGCTCTTTTTTTGTCATCACTATACCTCGCTTTAATGTTCTATATTGTACGTAATTCGGCTCCAAGAGCCAAGCCTAGTTTTTTAAGTGTTTTTTCTTGTACTTTATTAACTTCTTCTTCTGTTAAAGTTTTATCCGCTGCCCGGAGCTGAAGTGATACTGCAACGCTCTTTTTACCTTCGTCAACATGCTCGCCAGTGTATACATCAAATATTGCCGCATCCTCAATTAAATTAGATCCAATTTTGTTTA is a genomic window of Thermodesulfobacteriota bacterium containing:
- a CDS encoding integration host factor subunit alpha → MTKKELADVIHTKIGLSKRESAEIVEFFFDIAKDRLSKGEGIKLPRFGSFRVQNRKARKGRNPATGETIEIAERKAVVFKPSRFLRDSIDKHTD